The following proteins are encoded in a genomic region of Limanda limanda chromosome 22, fLimLim1.1, whole genome shotgun sequence:
- the hdlbpb gene encoding vigilin gives MSSVAVLTPESFAEHRSGLKDQDLTGCVPEDEAYIPTYLEAFPPLPEKGAPGEKTGEPASAWGGKIRPIKASVITQVFHVPLEERRYKDNSQFGEGEEAKVCLEIMQRTGAHIELSLAKDQGLSIMVTGKLESVMKARKEIVARLQTQASATVAIPKEHHRFVIGKNGEKLQELELKTATKIAIPRPDDPSTNIRITGTKEGIEKARHEILLIHAEQDKRAVERLSLEKAFHPFIAGAHNRLVQELSQETGARISIPPPSLPKDEIVITGEKEAVALAVNRIRAIYEDKKRKTTTISVEVKKSQHKYIIGPKGNTLQEILETTGVSVEMPPLDSCSETIILRGEPDKLGPALTQVYAKAKSVMVLEVTAPAWLHRFIIGKKGQNIGRITQQLPRVHIEFTDGEERISLEGPTEEVELAQAQIQEIIKDLLVRMDYTEVIIDQRFHRHLIGKNGANINRIKEQYKVSVRIPQDSERSGLVRIEGDPKGVQLARRELLEMVQRMENERTKDLIVEQKLHRTIIGQKGEKIKEVRDKFPEVIINFPDPAQKSDIVQLRGPKNEVEKCAKFLQKIIADLIESSFSLSVPIFKQFHKNIIGKGGANIKKIREETNTKIDLPTENSNSETIVITGKKSNCEAARERILAIQRELANIKETEVAIPAKLHNSLIGSKGCLVRSVMEDCGGVHIHFPSEGSGSDKVTIRGPVGEVEKAKKQLLQLAEEKQVNNFTAELQAKPEYHKFLIGRGGANIRRVRDRTGARIIFPSPDDTEQELITIVGKEEAVRHAQRELESLVKNLDDVVEDNMVVDVRHHRHFVCRRGQVLRELAEEYGGVAVSFPRTGANSQRVTLKGAKDCVEAAKKRIQEIIEDLESQVSLEVAIPQRYHRAIMGPKGCRIQLITREHEVQIKFPERDDSAAVSGQEPPPQENGEVGPEAEFVARKCDTIVISGRAEKCEPAKAALLALVPITEDVEVSYELHRYIIGQKGSGIRKMMEEYEVNIWVPQPEKQLDVIKVTGLEANVERAKLGLMERVKDLQAEQEDRALRSFKVTLSVDPKFHPKIIGRKGAVISQIRKDHDVSIQFPDKGDEQQDLIVISGYERNVEEGRQAIQQLVAELQEMVSQEVRLDPRTHARIIGARGKAIRKLMEEFKVDIRFPQPGSDEPDKVTVTGLPETVDNAIDHLLNLEEEYMLSVTETETLAAYMKPPSRCGAGGGSGGGDDGSGGPAKGFVVRDAPWNEPGDKAPDMSSAEDFPTFGTTVAPKQTSAWGPKKF, from the exons ATGAGCTCAGTGGCAGTGTTGACCCCGGAGAGTTTTGCGGAGCATCGCAGCGGCCTGAAGGACCAGGACCTCACAG GCTGCGTCCCGGAGGATGAGGCCTACATCCCCACCTACCTGGAGGCCTTCCCCCCGCTGCCGGAGAAGGGAGCACCAGGGGAGAAGACCGGGGAGCCGGCTTCAGCGTGGGGGGGCAAGATCAGGCCCATCAAAGCCTCTGTCATCACCCAG GTTTTCCACGTGCCCCTGGAGGAGCGGCGCTACAAGGACAACAGCCAGTTCGGGGAGGGCGAGGAGGCCAAAGTGTGTCTGGAGATCATGCAGCGGACGGGCGCCCACATCGAGCTGTCGCTGGCCAAAGACCAGGGCCTGTCCATCATGGTCACGGGAAAACTGGAGTCTGTCATGAAGGCTCGCAAGGAAATCGTAGCTCGACTGCAGACGCAG GCCTCGGCTACGGTTGCCATCCCCAAGGAGCACCATCGGTTTGTCATCGGCAAGAACGGcgagaagctgcaggagctggagctgaagacgGCCACGAAGATCGCTATTCCACGACCCGACGACCCCAGCACCAACATCCGCATCACCGGCACCAAGGAGGGCATCGAGAAGGCTCGCCACGAGATCCTGCTCATCCACGCGGAACAG GACAAGCGTGCGGTGGAGCGTCTGTCCCTGGAGAAGGCCTTCCACCCCTTCATCGCCGGCGCCCACAACCGGCTGGTGCAGGAGCTGAGCCAGGAGACCGGCGCCCGCATCAGCATCCCCCCCCCGAGCCTGCCCAAGGACGAGATCGTCATCACCGGGGAGAAGGAGGCCGTCGCTCTGGCGGTCAACCGCATCCGAGCCATCTACGAAGACAAG AAGAGGAAGACCACCACTATCTCCGTGGAGGTGAAGAAATCTCAGCACAAGTACATCATTGGTCCAAAGGGCAACACCCTGCAGGAGATCCTGGAGACCACAGGGGTGTCCGTGGAGATGCCTCCTCTGGACTCCTGCTCGGAGACCATCATCCTGAGGGGGGAGCcggacaaactgggaccagctCTCACACAGGTCTACGccaag gccaaGAGCGTGATGGTGCTGGAGGTCACCGCTCCGGCCTGGCTGCACCGATTCATCATTGGCAAGAAAGGACAGAACATCGGGCGGATCACACAGCAGCTTCCACGG gtgcacATTGAATTTACGGACGGTGAAGAGCGCATCAGTCTGGAGGGGCCgacggaggaggtggagctggcTCAGGCCCAGATACAGGAGATCATCAAGGACCTG CTGGTGAGGATGGACTACACTGAGGTCATCATAGACCAGCGCTTCCACAGACACCTCATCGGGAAGAACGGAGCAAACA TCAATCGGATCAAGGAGCAGTACAAAGTGTCGGTACGAATCCCCCAGGACTCGGAGCGAAGTGGTCTGGTCCGGATCGAGGGAGACCCGAAAGGAGTCCAGCTGGCGCGCAGGGAACTCCTCGAGATGGTCCAGAGAATG GAAAACGAACGCACCAAAGATCTGATCGTTGAGCAGAAGCTCCATCGGACAATCATCGGCCAGAAGGGAGAGAAGATAAAAGAAGTTCGAGATAAGTTCCCCGAG gtcATCATCAATTTCCCCGACCCGGCGCAGAAGAGTGACATCGTGCAGCTGAGAGGTCCGAAGAACGAGGTGGAGAAATGTGCCAAGTTCCTCCAGAAGATCATCGCTGACCTG ATCGAGAGCAGCTTCTCGCTCTCCGTTCCCATCTTCAAGCAGTTTCACAAAAACATCATCGGTAAGGGCGGCGCCAACATCAAAAAG ATCCGTGAAGAGACCAACACTAAGATCGACCTCCCGACCGAGAACAGCAACTCGGAGACGATCGTCATCACGGGCAAGAAGAGCAACTGTGAGGCGGCGAGAGAACGAATCCTCGCCATCCAGAGGGAGCTG GCAAACATCAAGGAGACGGAGGTCGCCATCCCAGCCAAACTGCACAACTCTCTGATCGGCTCCAAAGGCTGCCTGGTGCGCTCCGTCATGGAGGACTGCGGCGGCGTCCACATCCATTTCCCCTCGGAAGGCTCCGGCTCCGACAAGGTCACCATCAGAGGGCCGGTCGGAGAAGTGGAGAAGGCcaagaagcagctgctgcagctggctgAGGAGAAG CAAGTCAACAACTTCACCGCCGAGCTGCAGGCGAAACCAGAGTACCATAAATTCTTGATCGGCCGCGGCGGAGCGAACATCCGCCGCGTGCGAGACAGAACGGGAGCGAGAATCATCTTCCCGTCGCCCGACGACACGGAGCAGGAGCTGATCACCATCGTAGGGAAGGAGGAAGCCGTGCGTCACGCTCAGAGGGAACTGGAGAGTCTGGTCAAAAACCTG gaCGACGTGGTGGAGGACAACATGGTCGTGGACGTCCGGCACCACCGCCACTTTGTGTGCCGGAGAGGCCAGGTTCTGCGGGAGCTGGCGGAAGAGTACGGGGGGGTGGCGGTGAGCTTCCCTCGCACGGGCGCCAACAGCCAGCGGGTCACTCTGAAGGGAGCCAAGGACTGTGTGGAGGCCGCGAAGAAACGCATCCAGGAGATCATCGAGGACCTG GAGTCCCAGGTGAGCTTGGAGGTTGCCATCCCTCAGCGCTACCACCGAGCCATCATGGGGCCCAAAGGCTGCCGCATCCAGCTCATCACCCGGGAGCATGAGGTTCAGATCAAGTTCCCCGAGAGAGACGACAGCGCCGCAG TTTCAGGTCAGGAGCCTCCACCACAGGAAAATGGCGAAGTCGGTCCAGAGGCGGAGTTCGTCGCCCGCAAGTGTGACACCATCGTCATCTCTGGGCGTGCAGAGAAGTGTGAGCCGGCGAAAGCTGCCTTACTG GCGTTGGTGCCCATCACGGAGGACGTGGAGGTGTCGTACGAGCTGCATCGCTACATCATCGGTCAGAAGGGCAGCGGCATCAGGAAGATGATGGAGGAGTACGAG GTGAACATCTGGGTGCCGCAGCCTGAGAAGCAGCTGGATGTGATCAAGGTGACGGGTCTGGAGGCCAACGTGGAGCGAGCCAAGCTGGGTCTGATGGAGCGGGTGAAGGACCTGCAGGCCGAGCAGGAGGACAGA GCCCTAAGGAGCTTCAAGGTGACCTTGTCTGTGGATCCCAAATTTCATCCCAAGATCATCGGCCGCAAGGGAGCCGTCATCTCTCAAATAAGGAAAGACCACGACGTCAGCATCCAGTTCCCAGACAAAGGAGACGAGCAGCAG GATCTGATCGTGATCTCTGGGTACGAGCGGAACGTGGAGGAGGGGCGTCAGGCCATCCAGCAGCTGGTGGCCGAGCTGCAGGAGATGGTGAGTCAAGAGGTCCGCCTGGACCCGAGGACCCACGCTCGCATCATCGGCGCCCGGGGCAAGGCCATCCGCAAGCTGATGGAAGAGTTCAAG GTGGATATACGGTTTCCTCAGCCGGGCTCCGACGAGCCGGACAAAGTGACGGTGACGGGTCTTCCAGAGACTGTGGACAACGCCATCGACCACCTGCTCAACTTGGAGGAGGAATAT atGCTCAGTGTAACAGAGACTGAGACCTTGGCGGCGTACATGAAGCCTCCATCCCgctgtggagctggaggaggctcaggaggaggagacgatgGCAGCGGAGGTCCTGCCAAGGGCTTTGTGGTGCGGGACGCCCCCTGGAACGAACCAGGGGACAAG gcTCCTGACATGAGCAGCGCGGAGGACTTCCCTACGTTTGGGACGACTGTGGCCCCGAAGCAAACATCAGCCTGGGGCCCCAAGAAGTTCTGA